Proteins encoded within one genomic window of Ottowia sp. SB7-C50:
- a CDS encoding ATP-dependent DNA ligase produces the protein MKAFAALYHALDASTSSNAKQAALQAYLRDAAPQDAAWAVYFLAGGKPRQLVPTRVLRDLAREAASLPEWLFEESYDAVGDLAETISLLLPAPTQPDDRGLADWMAHDLLPLRGLPPDAQRARLLAQWQRLAPGERLPYFKLITGAFRVGVSKLQVTQALAAVGGLDAKIVAQRLMGYTAIGAQPTARDYLALIAPHDAPSLLGARGGQPYPFFLAHPFNEPLARFDELLGAPADWLIEWKWDGIRAQLVRRDDDVWLWSRGEELITERFPELQAMGHALPEGTVVDGEIVVWKAPETIAASAHPSSAGAAFDAQPDPDHADALAVLAGCVQPFAELQKRIGRKTVTPKILREQPAALLAYDLLEDGGEDLRALPQHQRRARLEALVAAHPHPALHLSPHIDGPNWPDLARQRDAARRLGTEGFMLKRRDAAYGVGRTKDVGVWWKWKIDPMSVDAVLIYAQRGHGRRASLYSDYTFAVWSGPPDDPARTLVPFAKAYSGLTDEEMRQVDAIVRKTTRESFGPVRSVEPTLVFELGFEGIARSARHKSGIAVRFPRMLRWRVDKPVNEADTLQTLAALLPA, from the coding sequence ATGAAAGCCTTCGCCGCCCTGTACCACGCGCTCGACGCCAGCACGTCCAGCAACGCCAAGCAGGCCGCGCTGCAGGCCTATCTGCGCGACGCGGCGCCGCAGGACGCGGCCTGGGCCGTGTACTTTCTGGCCGGCGGCAAGCCGCGCCAGCTGGTGCCCACGCGCGTGCTGCGCGATCTGGCGCGCGAAGCCGCCAGCCTGCCCGAATGGCTGTTTGAGGAAAGCTACGACGCCGTGGGCGACCTGGCCGAAACCATCAGCCTGCTGCTGCCCGCGCCCACGCAGCCCGACGACCGCGGCCTGGCCGACTGGATGGCGCACGACCTGCTGCCCCTGCGCGGCCTGCCGCCCGATGCGCAGCGCGCGCGCCTGCTGGCGCAATGGCAGCGGCTGGCGCCGGGCGAGCGGCTGCCCTACTTCAAGCTCATCACCGGCGCGTTTCGCGTCGGCGTGTCCAAGCTGCAGGTCACGCAGGCGCTGGCCGCCGTGGGCGGGCTGGACGCAAAAATAGTCGCCCAGCGCCTGATGGGCTACACCGCCATCGGCGCGCAGCCCACGGCGCGCGACTACCTGGCCCTCATCGCCCCGCACGACGCGCCGTCGCTGCTGGGCGCGCGCGGCGGCCAGCCCTACCCGTTCTTTCTGGCACACCCTTTCAATGAGCCGCTGGCGCGCTTTGACGAACTGCTGGGCGCGCCCGCCGACTGGCTGATCGAATGGAAGTGGGACGGCATCCGCGCGCAACTGGTGCGGCGCGACGACGACGTCTGGCTGTGGTCGCGCGGCGAAGAACTGATCACCGAGCGCTTTCCCGAACTGCAGGCCATGGGCCACGCGCTGCCCGAAGGCACGGTGGTCGACGGCGAAATCGTGGTCTGGAAAGCTCCTGAAACCATAGCTGCATCCGCACATCCCTCCAGCGCGGGGGCGGCATTCGATGCCCAACCCGACCCCGACCACGCCGACGCGCTGGCCGTGCTGGCGGGTTGCGTGCAGCCATTCGCCGAACTGCAAAAGCGCATCGGCCGCAAGACCGTCACGCCCAAGATCCTGCGCGAACAACCCGCCGCCCTGCTGGCCTACGACCTGCTGGAAGATGGCGGCGAAGACCTGCGCGCCCTGCCCCAGCACCAGCGCCGCGCCCGCCTAGAAGCCCTGGTCGCCGCCCACCCGCACCCCGCCCTGCACCTGAGCCCGCACATCGACGGCCCCAACTGGCCCGACTTGGCCCGCCAACGCGACGCCGCGCGCCGCCTGGGCACCGAAGGCTTTATGCTCAAGCGCCGCGACGCGGCCTACGGCGTGGGCCGCACCAAAGACGTCGGCGTGTGGTGGAAGTGGAAGATCGACCCCATGAGCGTCGACGCCGTCCTCATCTACGCCCAGCGCGGCCACGGCCGCCGCGCCAGCCTGTACAGCGACTACACCTTCGCCGTCTGGAGCGGCCCGCCCGACGACCCCGCCCGCACGCTGGTGCCCTTCGCCAAGGCCTACTCGGGCCTCACCGACGAAGAAATGCGCCAGGTCGACGCCATCGTTCGCAAGACGACCCGCGAAAGCTTCGGCCCCGTGCGCAGCGTCGAGCCGACGCTGGTGTTCGAACTGGGCTTTGAAGGCATCGCCCGCTCGGCAAGGCACAAGAGTGGGATTGCGGTGCGGTTTCCTAGGATGCTGAGGTGGCGGGTGGATAAGCCCGTGAACGAGGCCGATACCCTTCAAACGCTGGCGGCTCTGCTGCCCGCTTAA
- a CDS encoding ligase-associated DNA damage response DEXH box helicase, translated as MARPSPSSPEHVDPQFGRTTDWLAARGHQPFPFQLEVWQAIAEGRSGLLHATTGAGKTLAVWLGALTRFVPPALARQAQAAIESEATADPAKAPPLTVLWLTPMRALAADTLRALRGPLADLAPHWTSGLRTGDTASGERAAQSRRLPTVLVTTPESLSLLLARADAREALQSVQLVVADEWHELLGSKRGVQVQLALARLSGWNPQLMVWGMSATLGNLPEALQALLPRPPDTTESIAARARPAIARGTKRSKIAAPPSPALVQGRIDKPLVIDTLLPARAERFAWAGHMGLQMLPQVVQAIEGSGSTLVFTNTRSQAERWYQALIEARPDLAGALALHHGSLDKSVRDWVELGLKEGSLKAVVATSSLDLGVDFLPVERVLQIGSCKGVARLLQRAGRSGHAPGRTARITLVPTHSLEIVEGAAAREAVQAGQVESRHTPRAPLDVLVQHLVTVALGGGFQPDALRREVQRTAAYAALTDDEWQWCLDFVRQGGQSLAAYPDFQRVAPDEDGVWRMTDARLARRHRSNIGTIVSDAAMSVQYVGGARLGTVEESFIARLKPGDVFMFAGRLLELVRVHEMTAQVRRAAAGSAALPRWNGGRMPLSNTLAEALVRQFAAAAQGRLDSPELACAAPLLALQQRWSRLPVPGELLAETLKSREGWHLFLYPFAGRLVHMGLAGLLAWRAARGEPGTFSLAFNDYGLELLSARPIDWAALLPGLIALPAEDDDATGQRPRLLAEVLDSLNAGELARRRFREIARISGLIFQSHPGERRSSRQLQASASLYYEVFQKYDPGNQLLRQARQELLDQELDIDRLAAALAAMQRQRLQVVALQRPTPLSFPLMVERFREKLSNEPLAERIARMVAELEQAAGGELVGTDHAPAASLAERAGDVAASLRLAEGGAPAAAPRDGAARPARRPRRPRRPRR; from the coding sequence ATGGCCCGCCCCTCCCCCAGCTCGCCCGAGCACGTTGACCCCCAATTCGGCCGGACCACCGACTGGCTCGCCGCGCGCGGCCATCAACCCTTCCCGTTCCAGCTCGAAGTCTGGCAAGCCATCGCAGAAGGGCGCAGCGGCCTGCTGCACGCCACCACGGGTGCGGGCAAGACGCTGGCGGTGTGGCTTGGCGCCTTGACGCGTTTTGTGCCGCCAGCGCTTGCCCGTCAAGCGCAAGCAGCTATTGAATCAGAAGCAACCGCCGATCCGGCCAAAGCCCCGCCGCTCACCGTGCTGTGGCTCACCCCCATGCGCGCGCTGGCGGCGGACACGTTGCGGGCGCTGCGCGGGCCGCTGGCCGATCTGGCGCCGCACTGGACGAGCGGGCTGCGCACGGGCGACACGGCCAGCGGCGAGCGCGCGGCGCAAAGCCGCCGGCTGCCTACCGTGCTGGTGACGACGCCCGAGAGCCTGTCGCTGCTGCTCGCGCGGGCCGATGCGCGCGAGGCGCTGCAATCGGTGCAGCTGGTGGTGGCCGACGAATGGCACGAGCTGTTGGGCAGCAAGCGCGGCGTGCAGGTGCAGCTGGCGCTGGCGCGCCTGTCGGGCTGGAACCCGCAGCTGATGGTGTGGGGCATGTCGGCCACGCTGGGCAATCTGCCCGAGGCGCTGCAGGCGTTGCTGCCACGGCCGCCGGATACTACTGAATCGATAGCTGCTCGCGCACGTCCGGCAATCGCCAGGGGCACAAAACGTTCAAAAATCGCCGCACCGCCCAGCCCCGCCCTGGTCCAGGGCCGCATCGACAAACCGCTGGTCATCGACACCCTGCTGCCCGCTCGCGCCGAGCGCTTTGCCTGGGCCGGGCACATGGGCTTGCAGATGCTGCCGCAGGTGGTGCAGGCGATCGAGGGCAGCGGCTCGACGCTCGTCTTCACCAACACGCGCTCGCAGGCCGAGCGCTGGTACCAGGCGCTGATCGAGGCGCGGCCCGACCTGGCGGGCGCGCTGGCGCTGCACCATGGCTCGCTCGACAAGTCGGTGCGCGACTGGGTGGAACTGGGCCTGAAGGAAGGCAGCCTGAAAGCCGTGGTGGCCACCAGCAGCCTGGACCTGGGCGTGGACTTTCTGCCGGTCGAGCGCGTGCTGCAGATCGGCAGTTGCAAGGGCGTGGCGCGGCTGCTGCAGCGCGCCGGGCGCAGCGGGCACGCGCCGGGGCGCACGGCGCGCATCACGCTGGTGCCGACGCACAGCCTGGAGATCGTCGAAGGCGCGGCGGCGCGCGAGGCGGTGCAGGCGGGGCAGGTCGAATCGCGCCACACCCCGCGCGCGCCGCTGGACGTGCTGGTGCAGCACCTGGTGACGGTGGCGCTGGGCGGCGGCTTTCAGCCCGACGCGTTGCGGCGCGAGGTGCAGCGCACCGCCGCCTATGCAGCGCTGACCGACGACGAATGGCAGTGGTGCCTGGACTTCGTGCGCCAGGGCGGCCAGTCGCTGGCCGCCTACCCCGACTTCCAGCGCGTGGCGCCCGACGAAGACGGCGTGTGGCGCATGACCGACGCGCGGCTGGCGCGGCGCCACCGCAGCAACATCGGCACCATCGTCAGCGACGCGGCGATGAGCGTGCAGTACGTCGGCGGCGCGCGCCTGGGCACGGTGGAAGAGAGCTTCATCGCGCGGCTCAAACCCGGCGACGTGTTCATGTTCGCCGGCCGCCTGCTGGAGCTGGTGCGCGTGCACGAGATGACGGCGCAGGTGCGGCGCGCGGCGGCCGGCAGCGCCGCGCTGCCGCGCTGGAACGGCGGGCGCATGCCCTTGTCCAACACGCTGGCCGAGGCGCTGGTGCGCCAGTTTGCCGCTGCCGCGCAAGGGCGGCTGGACAGCCCCGAACTGGCCTGCGCCGCGCCGCTGCTGGCGCTGCAGCAGCGCTGGTCGCGCCTGCCGGTGCCGGGCGAGCTGCTGGCCGAAACGCTGAAGTCGCGCGAAGGCTGGCACCTGTTTCTGTACCCCTTTGCGGGGCGGCTGGTGCACATGGGGCTGGCCGGGCTGCTGGCGTGGCGTGCGGCGCGCGGCGAGCCGGGCACCTTTTCGCTGGCCTTCAACGACTACGGGCTGGAGCTCTTGTCGGCCCGACCCATCGACTGGGCCGCGCTGCTGCCCGGATTGATCGCGCTGCCTGCCGAAGACGACGACGCCACCGGCCAGCGCCCGCGCCTGCTGGCCGAGGTGCTGGACAGCCTGAACGCGGGCGAGCTGGCGCGTCGGCGCTTTCGCGAAATCGCGCGCATTTCGGGCCTGATCTTTCAAAGCCACCCTGGCGAGCGCCGCAGCAGCCGCCAGCTACAGGCCAGCGCCAGCCTGTATTACGAGGTGTTCCAGAAATACGACCCCGGCAACCAGCTGCTGCGGCAGGCCCGGCAAGAACTGCTGGACCAGGAACTGGACATCGACCGGCTGGCCGCCGCGCTGGCCGCCATGCAGCGCCAGCGGTTGCAGGTGGTGGCGCTGCAGCGGCCGACGCCGCTGTCGTTTCCGCTGATGGTCGAGCGCTTTCGCGAAAAGCTCAGCAACGAGCCGCTGGCCGAGCGCATCGCCCGCATGGTGGCCGAGCTGGAACAGGCGGCCGGCGGCGAGCTGGTGGGCACCGACCACGCGCCCGCCGCATCGCTGGCCGAGCGCGCGGGCGACGTGGCGGCGTCGCTGCGCCTGGCCGAGGGCGGCGCACCGGCCGCCGCGCCGCGCGACGGTGCGGCCCGCCCTGCCCGCCGGCCGCGGCGGCCGCGGCGGCCGCGTCGCTGA
- the pdeM gene encoding ligase-associated DNA damage response endonuclease PdeM — MPPSFDPDPSAVCASAGAHALPLPGADVLLLPDCAVWWPERHTLLVADVHLGKAAVFRARGLPVPEATTGDTLARLTDLLHRHAARQLVLLGDFLHAREAHHPVVLQALQGWRAQHAGVAMTLVRGNHDSHAGDPPPWLGIDVVDEPLPLGPLAACHHPKTLPNATVLAGHWHPTVTLPGRGRDGLRLPCFHHAPGLLVLPAFGAFTGGHAAAAAHDVTRYAVGAGRVWALPRGA; from the coding sequence ATGCCGCCGAGCTTCGATCCCGACCCGTCCGCCGTCTGCGCCAGCGCAGGCGCCCACGCGCTGCCGCTGCCCGGTGCGGACGTGCTGCTGCTGCCGGATTGCGCCGTCTGGTGGCCCGAGCGGCACACGCTGTTGGTGGCCGACGTGCACCTGGGCAAGGCCGCCGTGTTTCGCGCGCGCGGCCTGCCGGTGCCCGAAGCCACCACCGGCGACACGCTGGCGCGCCTGACCGACCTGCTGCACCGGCACGCGGCCCGCCAGCTGGTGCTGCTGGGCGACTTTCTGCATGCGCGCGAAGCGCACCACCCCGTGGTGCTGCAGGCGCTGCAGGGTTGGCGCGCCCAGCATGCGGGCGTGGCGATGACGCTGGTGCGCGGCAACCACGACAGCCACGCGGGCGACCCGCCGCCGTGGCTGGGCATCGACGTGGTGGACGAGCCGCTGCCCCTGGGGCCGCTGGCGGCCTGCCACCATCCCAAGACACTGCCCAACGCCACCGTGCTGGCCGGCCACTGGCACCCCACCGTCACCCTGCCCGGCCGCGGCCGCGACGGCCTGCGCCTGCCCTGCTTTCACCACGCGCCGGGTCTGCTGGTGCTGCCGGCGTTCGGCGCCTTCACCGGCGGCCACGCCGCGGCTGCGGCACATGACGTGACGCGCTACGCCGTCGGCGCGGGCCGCGTGTGGGCGCTGCCGCGTGGGGCGTGA
- the vapB gene encoding type II toxin-antitoxin system VapB family antitoxin, which yields MIQASVFLNNRTQAVRLPKAVALDDDVHQVTVVAVGRARVIAPVGESWDSWFDGPAVSPDFMAERDQPAMQEREAL from the coding sequence ATGATCCAAGCCAGCGTTTTTCTGAACAACCGCACCCAAGCCGTTCGCCTGCCCAAGGCGGTCGCGCTGGACGACGACGTGCACCAGGTCACCGTGGTCGCCGTGGGCCGCGCACGCGTGATCGCGCCTGTCGGCGAGAGTTGGGACAGCTGGTTCGATGGCCCCGCCGTGTCGCCCGACTTCATGGCCGAGCGTGACCAGCCCGCCATGCAGGAGCGGGAGGCGCTTTGA
- the miaA gene encoding tRNA (adenosine(37)-N6)-dimethylallyltransferase MiaA has translation MANPQPADPNPRSLPVRAVVLTGPTAGGKTALAMQLADTVPLEIISVDSALVYRGMDIGTAKPSAAERAAVPHHLIDIRDPLHPYSAADFARDAGRLMDEITARGRLPLLVGGTLLYLKALLEGLDELPPADPAVRARLEAQALQQGWPALHAELARVDPATAARLAPADSQRIQRALEVWHISGRPLSSFHTTKSGAASADLASAIPVFSLEPADRGWLHDRIAQRFDAMLADGFLDEVVALRARGDLSPDLPSMRCVGYRQAWTALDEAAPADALTSPQMAALRERGIAATRQLAKRQLTWLRSMPRRLVLDSQAPPTVREWLRQIVNWRRPDAP, from the coding sequence ATGGCGAACCCGCAGCCCGCTGACCCGAATCCGCGCAGCCTGCCCGTGCGCGCCGTCGTGCTGACAGGGCCCACGGCGGGCGGCAAGACCGCGCTGGCCATGCAGCTGGCCGACACCGTGCCGCTGGAGATCATCAGCGTCGATTCGGCGCTGGTCTACCGCGGCATGGACATCGGCACCGCCAAGCCCAGCGCGGCCGAGCGCGCGGCCGTGCCGCACCACCTGATCGACATCCGCGACCCGCTGCACCCCTACAGCGCAGCCGATTTCGCGCGCGACGCCGGCCGGCTGATGGACGAGATCACCGCGCGCGGCCGCCTGCCGCTGCTGGTGGGCGGCACCCTGCTTTACCTGAAGGCGCTGCTGGAAGGGCTGGACGAACTGCCGCCCGCCGACCCGGCGGTGCGCGCCCGGCTGGAGGCGCAGGCGCTGCAGCAGGGCTGGCCCGCGCTGCACGCCGAACTGGCGCGGGTCGACCCCGCCACCGCCGCGCGCCTGGCACCGGCCGACAGCCAGCGCATTCAGCGTGCGCTGGAGGTGTGGCACATCAGCGGGCGGCCGCTGTCGAGCTTTCACACTACAAAATCAGGAGCTGCCAGCGCTGATCTGGCCAGCGCTATCCCCGTTTTTTCTTTGGAGCCGGCGGACCGCGGCTGGCTGCACGACCGCATCGCCCAGCGCTTTGACGCCATGCTGGCCGACGGGTTTCTGGATGAAGTCGTGGCGTTGCGCGCCCGGGGCGACTTGTCGCCCGACCTGCCGTCGATGCGCTGCGTCGGCTACCGCCAGGCATGGACGGCGCTGGATGAGGCCGCGCCTGCCGATGCGCTGACGTCCCCTCAGATGGCCGCGCTGCGCGAGCGCGGCATCGCCGCCACGCGCCAGCTGGCCAAGCGCCAGCTGACCTGGTTGCGCAGCATGCCGCGCCGGCTCGTGCTCGACAGCCAGGCGCCGCCCACGGTGCGCGAATGGCTGCGCCAGATTGTCAACTGGCGCCGGCCAGACGCGCCCTGA
- the vapC gene encoding type II toxin-antitoxin system tRNA(fMet)-specific endonuclease VapC, which produces MLRFMLDTNICIYTINNRPEAVRTAFNAHEGQLCVSAVTHMELVFGAERSAAPAANLQVLEGFFARLEVLPFDIPASAQAAQIRADLAARGTPIGPYDTMIAGHARSLGLVLVTNNVREFERVEGARIVNWVEREN; this is translated from the coding sequence ATGCTGCGCTTCATGCTCGACACCAATATCTGCATTTACACCATCAACAACCGGCCCGAGGCCGTGCGCACTGCCTTCAACGCCCACGAAGGCCAGTTGTGCGTTAGCGCCGTGACCCACATGGAACTGGTTTTCGGCGCCGAGCGCTCGGCCGCGCCAGCGGCCAATCTTCAGGTGTTGGAAGGATTTTTCGCCCGGCTGGAAGTCTTACCGTTCGATATACCGGCGAGCGCCCAGGCGGCGCAGATTCGTGCCGACCTCGCCGCCAGGGGCACACCCATTGGTCCCTACGACACCATGATCGCCGGTCATGCGCGCAGCCTCGGGCTGGTGCTGGTGACGAACAATGTGCGGGAATTTGAGCGAGTGGAGGGGGCTCGGATCGTGAATTGGGTGGAGCGGGAGAATTAA
- a CDS encoding ligase-associated DNA damage response exonuclease produces the protein MSLDPATSSRPADLIVATPRGLYCPPGDFYIDPWRPVDRAVITHAHGDHARRGHGAYLAQTQSEHVLRSRLGADISLQTLPYGEPVMLNGVRVSLHPAGHVLGSAQVRVEHAGRVWVASGDYKLDADPTCAPFEPVRCDVFITESTFGLPIYRWPDAAQLFADINAWWRAQADAGRPSLIYAYAFGKAQRLLAGVNASIGPIVCHGAVEALNDAYRASGVALPPTQRVTDVDKAALKRALVIAPPSAAGTPWLRRFGDHADAFASGWMQIRGARRRRGVDRGFVLSDHADWPSLQRAIAATEAPRVIVTHGSIPVMVRWLREQGLDAGSFDTAYGGDDDDGLPDLPVEAGV, from the coding sequence GTGTCCCTCGACCCCGCCACGTCCTCCCGCCCGGCCGACCTGATCGTCGCCACGCCGCGCGGCCTTTATTGCCCGCCGGGTGATTTCTACATCGACCCGTGGCGGCCGGTGGATCGGGCCGTCATCACGCACGCGCATGGCGACCACGCGCGGCGCGGGCATGGCGCGTACCTGGCGCAGACACAGAGCGAACACGTGCTGCGCTCGCGGCTGGGCGCCGATATCTCGCTGCAGACCCTGCCCTATGGCGAACCGGTCATGCTCAACGGCGTGCGCGTGTCGCTGCACCCGGCGGGGCATGTGCTGGGCTCGGCGCAGGTGCGGGTCGAACACGCGGGCCGCGTGTGGGTCGCCTCGGGCGACTACAAGCTGGACGCCGACCCGACCTGCGCGCCCTTTGAGCCGGTGCGCTGCGACGTGTTCATCACCGAATCGACCTTTGGCCTGCCCATCTACCGCTGGCCCGACGCGGCGCAGCTGTTCGCCGACATCAACGCGTGGTGGCGCGCCCAGGCCGATGCGGGGCGACCCAGCCTGATTTACGCCTACGCCTTCGGCAAGGCGCAGCGGTTGCTGGCGGGCGTGAACGCGTCCATCGGCCCCATCGTGTGCCACGGCGCTGTCGAGGCGCTGAACGACGCGTACCGCGCCAGCGGCGTCGCGCTGCCGCCCACGCAGCGCGTGACCGACGTCGACAAGGCCGCCCTGAAGCGCGCGCTGGTCATCGCCCCGCCGTCGGCCGCCGGCACGCCCTGGCTGCGGCGCTTTGGCGACCACGCCGACGCCTTTGCCAGCGGCTGGATGCAGATCCGCGGCGCGCGCCGGCGGCGCGGCGTGGACCGCGGCTTTGTACTGAGCGACCACGCCGACTGGCCCAGCCTGCAACGCGCCATCGCCGCCACCGAGGCGCCGCGCGTCATCGTCACCCACGGCAGCATCCCGGTCATGGTGCGCTGGCTGCGCGAGCAGGGGCTGGACGCGGGATCGTTCGACACGGCGTACGGCGGCGATGACGACGATGGGTTGCCGGATTTACCTGTGGAGGCTGGCGTATGA
- a CDS encoding multidrug effflux MFS transporter, whose translation MSPFLVVVILALLLGIQPITTDVYLPALPALQADFGATMSQVQMTFAALLLAFGTSQLVWGPLSDRFGRRPVLLAGMGAYVAASVACALAPDMRWLIAARIAQGAAMGAAVMGARAVVRDLYAPLEGARMMSKGLTGLGVIAICCAPLGGLLTDALHWRATLAVQAVTGAATLALLALKFNETLARRNPDALSPGTLWRSWVCIARHPVFITYCLLATASYVALFTFLASSSFVLIEALGLSRTAYGAVMASGSVVYIAGTIGCRRLLVRWGIRRTVFAAGWVTFAAGVLMAALAWAGWGRPWYGAWAVVVPQWLFILAHGVHQPVGQSGAVAPFPQMAGAASALNGFVMMAVAFPMGLWLGRAMDGTARPLAYGFLLWCTVIAVTAWTLVQRHGEPAAR comes from the coding sequence ATGTCCCCGTTTCTTGTCGTCGTGATACTGGCGCTGCTGCTGGGCATCCAGCCCATCACGACCGACGTCTACCTGCCCGCGCTGCCGGCCCTGCAGGCCGATTTCGGCGCGACCATGTCGCAGGTGCAGATGACCTTTGCCGCGCTGCTGCTGGCGTTTGGTACGTCGCAGCTGGTGTGGGGCCCGCTGTCCGACCGCTTTGGCCGCCGGCCGGTGCTGCTGGCGGGCATGGGCGCGTACGTGGCGGCGTCGGTCGCCTGCGCGCTGGCGCCGGACATGCGCTGGCTGATCGCCGCGCGCATCGCCCAGGGCGCGGCCATGGGTGCGGCGGTGATGGGCGCGCGCGCCGTGGTGCGCGATCTGTATGCGCCGCTGGAAGGCGCACGCATGATGTCCAAGGGGCTGACCGGCCTGGGCGTCATCGCCATCTGCTGCGCGCCACTGGGCGGCCTGCTCACCGACGCGCTGCACTGGCGCGCCACGCTGGCCGTGCAGGCGGTGACGGGTGCGGCCACCCTGGCGCTGCTGGCGCTGAAGTTCAACGAAACGCTGGCGCGCCGCAACCCCGACGCGCTGTCGCCCGGTACGCTGTGGCGGTCGTGGGTGTGCATCGCGCGGCACCCGGTCTTCATCACCTACTGCCTGCTGGCCACGGCGTCGTACGTGGCGCTGTTCACGTTTCTGGCCAGCTCGTCCTTCGTGCTGATCGAGGCGCTGGGTCTGTCGCGCACCGCCTATGGCGCGGTGATGGCGTCGGGCTCGGTGGTGTACATCGCCGGCACCATCGGCTGCCGGCGGCTGCTGGTGCGCTGGGGCATTCGCCGCACGGTGTTCGCGGCGGGCTGGGTCACCTTTGCCGCCGGCGTGCTGATGGCGGCGCTGGCCTGGGCCGGTTGGGGCCGTCCGTGGTACGGCGCGTGGGCGGTGGTGGTGCCGCAGTGGTTGTTCATCCTGGCGCACGGCGTGCACCAGCCGGTGGGCCAGAGCGGCGCGGTGGCGCCGTTTCCGCAGATGGCGGGCGCGGCGTCGGCGCTCAACGGCTTCGTGATGATGGCGGTGGCCTTTCCCATGGGCCTGTGGCTGGGGCGTGCCATGGACGGCACGGCGCGGCCGCTGGCCTATGGCTTTCTGCTGTGGTGCACGGTGATCGCCGTCACCGCCTGGACTTTGGTGCAGCGCCATGGCGAACCCGCAGCCCGCTGA